Proteins co-encoded in one Pseudoliparis swirei isolate HS2019 ecotype Mariana Trench chromosome 7, NWPU_hadal_v1, whole genome shotgun sequence genomic window:
- the LOC130196687 gene encoding zinc metalloproteinase-disintegrin-like lachestatin-1, which yields MTGTLLPLWVLILTASLQPAESHGHDFEEVKAYEVVRPVRLHSVSRRHAEHLRPETVRYAMTVGGRHIEMRLERNRELLPKVYTETYYLANGTRVTAAPEDVDHCYYHGSIGNDSQSSVSISTCDGLSGYFRVSAQRYLIEPLSGGDEGDHGVTTLGDGGASAPAMCGVTNTSWSDDFEPPTSRSRSRSAGVSMVQKQKYIELFLVADNREYEKMARDKTKLRRRIFEIVNFVNMVYKPLRTFIALVGLEVWSAQDLIHVSRPAGANLDAFMKWRNSVLVKRKKHDNAHLISGIDFEGATVGLAYIATLCSGHSVGIIQDHNARAVAVGATLAHEMGHNLGMSHDDSSICACSGDSCIMAAALSWNVPRTFSSCSSSDYERYLLSRGPDCMLDRPDYRALETPPLCGNGFVEEGERCDCGGAEECTNPCCNATACTLREGAQCAEGECCEDCKVLPTSRECRRSRDVCDLAEFCDGASAVCPENNFAVNGLPCDGARGHCYDGRCPQRPDQCVKMYGAGAVEARSFCYKQNARGLYYGYCRRPDKDRFMPCQEQDVLCGKLFCHGGSDNPNYGRKVTLSDCKAALFGDHTKDYGQVDAGSTCGDGKVCSQNQCVALETAYRNINCSAECAGHAVCNHRSECQCEAGWAAPACDANASNAVSAGGIAAIVVVVVLVALGAAAAVVGLLWKRRQSPAPPSGAQRKQPAADGAARRLNKAPPPSQPSPAQAARLKPKGAPPPPPPAGNRPKPPGQNYTAARQALRPVPPPKA from the exons ATGACGGGGACGCTGCTGCCGCTGTGGGTCCTCATCCTCACCGCCTCGCTGCAGCCCGCAG AAAGCCACGGCCACGACTTTGAGGAGGTGAAGGCCTACGAGGTGGTCCGGCCCGTCAGGCTGCACTCCGTCAGCAGGAGACATGCagag CATCTCAGGCCAGAGACCGTCAGGTACGCGATGACGGTGGGAGGACGACACATCGAGATGCGACTAGAAAGAAATCG TGAACTGCTCCCCAAAGTCTACACGGAGACCTACTACCTCGCCAACGGGACTCGAGTCACCGCGGCGCCGGAGGACGTC GACCACTGCTACTACCACGGGAGCATCGGGAACGACAGCCAGTCGTCCGTCAGCATCAGCACCTGCGACGGCCTCAG CGGTTACTTCCGCGTGTCGGCCCAGAGGTACCTGATCGAGCCTCTGTCTGGCGGCGACGAGGGCGACCACGGGGTGACGACTCTGGGCGACGGGGGGGCGTCCGCGCCCGCCATGTGCGGCGTCACCAACACCAGCTGGAGCGACGACTTCGAACCCCCGACGAGCCGGAGCCGCTCCAGATCAGCG GGTGTATCGATGGTCCAGAAACAGAAGTACATCGAGCTCTTCCTTGTTGCTGATAATCGAGAG TACGAGAAGATGGCGCGAGATAAGACCAAGCTGAGACGGAGGATATTTGAAATTGTCAACTTTGTCAACATG GTGTACAAGCCGCTGAGGACCTTCATTGCCCTGGTGGGGCTGGAGGTCTGGTCCGCCCAGGACCTGATCCACGTGAGCCGCCCGGCCGGGGCCAACCTGGACGCCTTCATGAAGTGGAGGAACTCTGTGCTGGTGAAAAGGAAGAAGCACGACAACGCACACCTCATCAG CGGTATCGACTTTGAGGGCGCCACCGTGGGATTGGCTTACATCGCGACTCTGTGCTCGGGTCACTCCGTTGGAATAATCCAG GATCACAATGCCAGGGCCGTGGCGGTGGGGGCCACGCTGGCCCACGAGATGGGCCACAACCTGGGCATGAGCCACGACGACTCCAGCATCTGTGCCTGCTCTGGGGACAGCTGCATCATGGCGGCAGCACtcag CTGGAACGTTCCTCGGAccttcagcagctgcagcagcagcgacTACGAGAGGTACCTGCTGAGCCGCGGGCCCGACTGCATGCTGGACCGACCCGACTACCGGGCCCTGGAGACGCCGCCGCTGTGCGGCAACGGCTTCGTGGAGGAAGGGGAGCGGTGCGACTGCGGCGGCGCGGAG GAGTGCACCAACCCCTGCTGCAACGCCACCGCCTGCACCCTGAGGGAGGGGGCCCAGTGCGCCGAGGGGGAGTGCTGCGAGGACTGCAAG GTCCTGCCCACGTCCCGGGAGTGCCGCAGGAGCCGTGACGTCTGCGACCTGGCGGAGTTCTGCGACGGGGCGAGCGCCGTCTGTCCCGAGAACAACTTCGCCGTGAACGGCCTGCCGTGCGACGGCGCCCGGGGACACTGCTACGACGGCCGCTGTCCCCAGAGGCCGGACCAGTGCGTCAAAATGTACGGAGCGG GTGCCGTGGAGGCCCGGTCGTTCTGCTACAAGCAGAACGCCAGAGGACTTTACTACGGCTACTGCAGGCGCCCCGATAAGGACCGCTTCATGCCCTGCCAGGAGCA aGACGTGCTTTGCGGGAAGCTCTTCTGCCACGGCGGTAGCGACAACCCAAACTACGGCCGCAAGGTGACTCTGAGCGACTGCAAGGCGGCGCTCTTTGGTGACCACACCAAGGACTACGGCCAGGTGGACGCCGGCTCCACGTGTGGGGATGGAAAG gTGTGCAGCCAGAACCAGTGTGTGGCGCTTGAGACGGCGTACAGAAATATAAACTGCTCAGCGGAATGCGCGGGCCACGCT GTGTGTAATCACCGGAGCGAGTGTCAGTGTGAGGCCGGCTGGGCGGCGCCGGCCTGCGACGCCAACGCCTCCAACGCCGTTTCCGCCG GAGGCATCGCCGCCATCGTGGTGGTGGTCGTCCTCGTGGCTctgggcgccgccgccgctgtggTGGGGCTCCTGTGGAAGAGGCGGCAAAGCCCGGCGCCGCCCAG CGGCGCCCAGAGGAAGCAGCCGGCCGCGGACGGCGCCGCCCGCCGCCTCAACAAAGCGCCGCCGCCGAGCCAACCCTCGCCGGCGCAG GCTGCGAGGCTGAAACCCAAAGGAGCcccgcctccgccgccgccggcagGGAACCGACCGAAGCCGCCGGGCCAGAACTACACCGCCGCACGCCAG